One Kitasatospora sp. NBC_01287 DNA window includes the following coding sequences:
- a CDS encoding SCO4848 family membrane protein — translation MKLSRRTSWFLAAFGVWSVIIWTTFVKNLWQDSAHQAFANGDHSRPTAFFWIHLALAITSFVLGVLVGLVGVRGLRNGKSVA, via the coding sequence ATGAAGCTCAGCCGCCGCACCTCCTGGTTCCTCGCCGCCTTCGGCGTATGGTCCGTGATCATCTGGACCACCTTTGTGAAGAACTTGTGGCAGGACTCGGCCCACCAGGCCTTCGCCAACGGCGATCACAGCCGCCCCACCGCCTTCTTCTGGATCCACCTCGCGCTGGCCATCACCTCCTTCGTCCTGGGCGTCCTGGTGGGGCTGGTGGGGGTGCGGGGGCTGCGGAACGGAAAGTCGGTGGCCTGA
- a CDS encoding YihY/virulence factor BrkB family protein has translation MGFLTRLPVIGPLAAVVLRSRPYRVYEHFTAAKANRLAGAVTFFGFLALFPLLTVALAIAVATLTPARVDTLKNKIADQVPGLAHSLDLDSLVANAATVGALSGLLLLISGLGWVDTMRGAIRDVWQLPEEDGNVVLRKAWDCLVLVGLGAVALVSLGASAVTTRLAGRLATALGLSDHGPAHYLLAAVGFVIAVGADLLLFLYLLAPFPRIADQRRRDLLTAALIGAVGFELLKLLLSSYLGSVAGKSLYGAFGVPVALLLWIDFVNRLLMYCASWTALADPEGARARARASAEAAYRAAGELGAGGAPARG, from the coding sequence ATGGGATTCCTCACCAGGCTGCCGGTGATCGGTCCACTCGCCGCCGTCGTGCTGCGCAGCCGTCCGTACCGGGTCTACGAGCACTTCACGGCGGCGAAGGCCAACCGGCTGGCGGGTGCCGTCACCTTCTTCGGCTTCCTGGCGCTCTTCCCGCTGCTCACGGTGGCACTGGCGATCGCGGTGGCGACCCTCACCCCGGCCCGGGTGGACACCCTGAAGAACAAGATCGCCGACCAGGTCCCGGGGCTGGCCCACTCGCTCGACCTGGACTCGCTGGTCGCCAACGCCGCCACGGTCGGGGCGCTCAGCGGGCTGCTGCTGCTGATCTCGGGACTGGGCTGGGTGGACACCATGCGCGGCGCGATCCGGGACGTCTGGCAGCTGCCCGAGGAGGACGGCAACGTGGTGCTGCGCAAGGCCTGGGACTGCCTGGTGCTGGTCGGCCTCGGCGCGGTCGCGCTGGTCTCGCTGGGCGCCTCCGCGGTGACCACCCGGTTGGCCGGGCGGCTGGCCACCGCGCTCGGCCTCTCCGACCACGGCCCGGCGCACTACCTGCTGGCGGCGGTCGGCTTCGTCATCGCGGTCGGCGCCGACCTGCTGCTCTTCCTCTACCTGCTGGCGCCGTTCCCGCGGATCGCCGACCAGCGCCGGCGCGACCTGCTGACCGCCGCGCTGATCGGGGCGGTCGGCTTCGAGTTGCTCAAACTGCTGCTCTCCTCCTACCTGGGCTCGGTGGCGGGCAAGAGCCTGTACGGCGCCTTCGGGGTCCCGGTCGCCCTGCTGCTCTGGATCGACTTCGTCAACCGGCTGCTGATGTACTGCGCCTCCTGGACGGCCCTGGCCGACCCCGAGGGTGCCCGGGCACGCGCCCGCGCGAGCGCCGAGGCCGCCTACCGGGCAGCCGGGGAGCTCGGCGCGGGCGGGGCGCCGGCGCGAGGCTGA
- a CDS encoding 2'-5' RNA ligase family protein yields MPAPVPADGGDLTEVATIGASLTIGVAVTVPEPFGSAIQDARAALGDPLARAIPTHVTLLPPTEIAAERLPEVRAHLAAVAARHRPFRMLLHGSGTFRPVSPVVFVRVEEGAQECRELEAAIRSGPLARELAFPYHPHVTVAHGLAERVLDAAAGQARAFHAAFAVPAFTLSWFGADAVWRPWRGYALGGR; encoded by the coding sequence ATGCCCGCGCCCGTGCCCGCCGATGGTGGCGATCTCACCGAGGTCGCCACCATCGGCGCGTCGTTGACCATCGGCGTGGCGGTCACGGTGCCGGAGCCGTTCGGCTCGGCGATCCAGGACGCCCGCGCCGCGCTCGGCGATCCGCTGGCCCGGGCGATACCCACGCACGTCACGCTGCTGCCGCCGACCGAGATCGCGGCCGAGCGGCTGCCCGAGGTGCGGGCTCACCTGGCGGCGGTGGCGGCCCGGCACCGGCCGTTCCGGATGCTGCTGCACGGAAGCGGCACCTTCCGCCCGGTCTCCCCGGTGGTCTTCGTCCGGGTCGAGGAGGGCGCGCAGGAGTGCCGTGAGCTGGAGGCCGCGATCCGCTCCGGGCCGCTCGCCCGTGAGCTGGCCTTTCCCTACCACCCGCACGTCACGGTCGCGCACGGCCTGGCCGAACGGGTGCTGGACGCGGCGGCCGGCCAGGCCCGGGCCTTCCACGCGGCCTTCGCGGTGCCCGCTTTCACCCTCTCCTGGTTCGGCGCGGACGCGGTCTGGCGACCCTGGCGTGGTTATGCGCTCGGCGGGCGATAA
- a CDS encoding D-alanyl-D-alanine carboxypeptidase family protein has protein sequence MCRTARRAAALAAALLLATAPVAAAEPPPVATAVGGERLGLPGVQVALAPGAPRPPEGLTGMSWLVADADSGAVLAAFNPHLRLPPASTLKMLFADTVLPKFDRKAVHRVAPEELAGLGAGSSLVGVKEDLDYRVEDLWRGVFLSSGNDAVHVLAHMNGGVEQTVGQMQQKAVELGAADTHVVSPDGYDEDGQLTSAYDLTLFAREGLRNPDFRSYCGTKDAQFPGAVDSRTGQRGTFGIQNTDRLLGKYPGLIGVKNGYTTNAGSTFVGAAQRDGRTLLVAVMHPETYMKVYDETAALLDWGFAVGGRLTPVGRLVSATPAAGAAAAAAAAPAAGPQGAAPAPLPGLAVPRAPAPAAAHGLLAGPPRHRAKVLSPEGWTVVAVVTLCATAAGWVLNRRRRGPHPAAAAATGTAGPDGSGGASASRVGRGAIVPRLRRRRPPRT, from the coding sequence ATGTGTCGTACCGCTCGCCGAGCCGCCGCGCTGGCCGCCGCGCTCCTCCTGGCGACCGCCCCCGTCGCCGCCGCCGAACCGCCACCGGTCGCCACCGCGGTCGGCGGCGAGCGGCTCGGGCTACCCGGAGTGCAGGTCGCCCTGGCGCCCGGGGCGCCCCGCCCTCCGGAAGGGCTGACCGGGATGTCCTGGCTGGTGGCGGACGCCGACTCGGGCGCGGTGCTGGCCGCCTTCAACCCGCACCTGCGGCTGCCACCGGCCAGCACCTTGAAGATGCTCTTCGCCGACACCGTGCTGCCCAAGTTCGACCGCAAGGCCGTGCACCGGGTCGCGCCGGAGGAACTTGCCGGGCTGGGGGCCGGCAGCAGCCTGGTCGGGGTCAAGGAGGACCTGGACTACCGGGTCGAGGACCTCTGGCGCGGGGTCTTCCTGAGCTCGGGCAACGACGCGGTGCACGTGCTCGCGCACATGAACGGCGGGGTCGAGCAGACGGTCGGCCAGATGCAGCAGAAGGCCGTCGAGCTGGGCGCCGCCGACACGCACGTGGTCTCGCCGGACGGCTACGACGAGGACGGGCAGCTCACCTCGGCCTACGACCTGACGCTCTTCGCCCGCGAGGGGCTGCGCAACCCGGACTTCCGCTCCTACTGCGGCACCAAGGACGCCCAGTTCCCCGGCGCGGTCGACAGCCGCACCGGGCAGCGCGGCACCTTCGGCATCCAGAACACCGACCGGCTGCTCGGCAAGTACCCGGGCCTGATCGGCGTCAAGAACGGCTACACCACCAACGCGGGCAGCACCTTCGTCGGGGCCGCCCAGCGGGACGGGCGCACCCTGCTGGTGGCGGTGATGCACCCGGAGACCTACATGAAGGTCTACGACGAGACCGCCGCCCTGCTGGACTGGGGCTTCGCGGTGGGCGGCCGGCTGACCCCGGTCGGCCGGCTGGTCTCCGCCACGCCGGCCGCCGGGGCAGCCGCGGCGGCGGCTGCCGCGCCGGCGGCCGGCCCGCAGGGTGCCGCGCCCGCCCCGCTGCCCGGCCTCGCCGTGCCGCGGGCGCCCGCGCCCGCGGCGGCCCACGGACTGCTGGCCGGGCCGCCCCGGCACCGCGCGAAGGTGCTGAGCCCGGAGGGCTGGACGGTGGTCGCGGTGGTCACCCTGTGCGCCACCGCGGCCGGCTGGGTGCTGAACCGGCGCCGCCGCGGACCGCACCCGGCCGCCGCGGCCGCCACCGGGACGGCCGGGCCGGACGGCTCGGGCGGCGCGAGCGCCTCCCGGGTCGGGCGCGGCGCCATCGTGCCGCGCCTGCGCCGCCGCCGGCCGCCGCGCACCTGA
- a CDS encoding CDP-glycerol glycerophosphotransferase family protein produces MAPRLSVVVPIYNVERYLEECLESIAAQTMSDLECVMVDDGSKDGSAALAEAFAAKDSRFRLVRKKNAGLGAARNTGLLHLTEGTEFLAFVDSDDTLPPSAYELMISTLDETGSDFATGNVLRFRAVGHYQSGGHSKPFRQTKLKTHITEIPALVTDRTAWNKVYRRSFWDAAGLLYPEGILYEDAPVSVPHHYLAKSVDVLGEPIYHWREREVGEMSITQMRTNPKGLIDRVTSMELVRSWLLKQTAPKYKEYLRAYDENNLVEEIPMFFWSVVDGEQDYRDAYLECVGRLLRAIGPDLVRKQRAPLRLKYHLTLQGRIDEFIEQMRFEAESNGAAPARGVLRPYADYPFLRGGRKSVPADVLRLDNALVMRTRVYESAWEDGGLRLTGHAFPEHVGVENKHDLVRKVVLREANGKRIVTFSAKAQYAPEATASSPHDLYSCDWAGFTTLIDPVKLKKRGQWQEGTWRVLMGGIGKSGVYKGRVSGGWADTAQSYPTHWVDATTRIVPILRDSFLHIIVEKLRAAVTELRSVDGAVELSGTVRNTADLAGVRLQLHHSESGTKIDFPIEFGVPAGRPVPFTARIPIERLTEVRDKWNALDPGADSRTTDHWYAKLLLTDGTTLQLVVDDRVALRHLVQPLDPATPVGTARVLTSKPTDTGHLQFTDQLVQPVVDRITGADEEGFTLSGDFPLPGEHRYDLVIRHSWREEDYLHPLVVRDGRFEVRLPAAPIGSYAGQVPLHKGTWEVSFRPEGGDPEFAWPKVQVALSAHASLPNEIRVRGKQVVLERRYYDTLSLEALSDLGPHERSGYRQRQLRKEVYPAAKLKPLREAVLYNVAHGGQYAGSPRAIHEELVRRGLPLEHLWTVDDQQTELPQSTRGLRQWSPEWYEAMATAKYIVTSAHLPDFVVPRPDQVVLQTWVGSPLKRIGHDFEKIWFIDSNYLKHLDREVPHWGKLISGSSFATPVLRRAFKFQGEMLETGYPHNDILFSPEREKRAAEVRRRLGLPEDKKVVLYAPTFREDRKRPHGGYQVDLRIDLEAARAALGDDQVLLVRPHANCHEPIAEAGNGYVWDVSLYPDMSDLLVLADVLVTDYSASMFDFANTGRPILFFTHDLEHYRDNLCGFTFDFEQEAPGPLLRTSAELVGALSGLDQVAAEHREAYAAFRSTYCDLDDGHAAARVVDGLLG; encoded by the coding sequence ATGGCCCCCCGTCTCTCCGTCGTTGTTCCGATCTACAACGTCGAGCGGTACTTGGAGGAGTGCCTGGAATCCATCGCCGCCCAGACCATGAGCGACCTCGAATGCGTCATGGTGGACGACGGCTCCAAGGACGGGAGTGCCGCGCTCGCCGAGGCGTTCGCCGCCAAGGACTCCCGGTTCAGACTGGTCCGCAAGAAGAACGCCGGTCTCGGCGCCGCCCGCAACACCGGTCTGCTGCACCTGACCGAGGGCACCGAGTTCCTCGCCTTCGTGGACAGCGACGACACCCTGCCGCCGAGCGCGTACGAGCTGATGATCTCCACGCTCGACGAGACCGGCTCCGACTTCGCGACCGGCAACGTGCTGCGCTTCCGCGCGGTGGGCCACTACCAGTCGGGCGGCCACAGCAAGCCGTTCCGGCAGACCAAGCTCAAGACCCACATCACCGAGATCCCGGCGCTGGTCACCGACCGCACCGCGTGGAACAAGGTGTACCGGCGCAGCTTCTGGGACGCGGCCGGCCTGCTCTACCCGGAGGGCATCCTCTACGAGGACGCCCCGGTCAGCGTGCCGCACCACTACCTGGCCAAGAGCGTGGACGTGCTCGGCGAGCCGATCTACCACTGGCGCGAGCGCGAGGTCGGCGAGATGTCGATCACCCAGATGCGCACCAACCCCAAGGGCCTGATCGACCGGGTCACCTCGATGGAGCTGGTCCGCTCCTGGCTGCTGAAGCAGACCGCGCCGAAGTACAAGGAGTACCTGCGCGCCTACGACGAGAACAACCTCGTCGAGGAGATCCCGATGTTCTTCTGGTCGGTGGTCGACGGCGAGCAGGACTACCGCGACGCGTACCTGGAGTGCGTGGGCCGCCTGCTGCGCGCGATCGGCCCCGACCTGGTCCGCAAGCAGCGGGCACCGCTGCGGCTGAAGTACCACCTGACCCTGCAGGGCCGGATCGACGAGTTCATCGAGCAGATGCGCTTCGAGGCCGAGAGCAACGGGGCCGCGCCGGCCCGCGGTGTGCTCCGCCCCTACGCCGACTACCCGTTCCTGCGCGGCGGCCGCAAGAGCGTGCCCGCCGACGTGCTGCGGCTGGACAACGCCCTGGTGATGCGCACCCGGGTCTACGAGTCGGCCTGGGAGGACGGCGGGCTGCGACTGACCGGCCACGCCTTCCCCGAGCACGTGGGGGTGGAGAACAAGCACGACCTGGTGCGCAAGGTCGTGCTGCGCGAGGCGAACGGCAAGCGGATCGTCACGTTCTCGGCCAAGGCGCAGTACGCGCCCGAGGCGACCGCCAGTTCCCCGCACGACCTCTACAGCTGCGACTGGGCCGGGTTCACGACCCTCATCGACCCGGTGAAGCTGAAGAAGCGCGGCCAGTGGCAGGAGGGCACCTGGCGGGTGCTGATGGGCGGAATCGGCAAGTCCGGGGTCTACAAGGGCCGGGTGTCCGGCGGCTGGGCCGACACCGCCCAGAGCTACCCGACCCACTGGGTGGACGCCACCACCCGGATCGTCCCGATACTGCGGGACAGCTTCCTGCACATCATCGTCGAGAAGCTGCGAGCCGCGGTCACCGAGCTGCGCTCGGTGGACGGAGCGGTCGAGCTCAGCGGAACGGTGCGCAACACCGCCGACCTGGCGGGTGTGCGGCTGCAGCTGCACCACTCCGAATCCGGTACGAAGATCGACTTCCCGATCGAGTTCGGCGTCCCGGCCGGCCGGCCGGTGCCGTTCACCGCTCGGATCCCGATCGAGCGGCTGACCGAGGTACGCGACAAGTGGAACGCCCTGGACCCGGGCGCCGACTCACGCACCACCGACCACTGGTACGCCAAGCTGCTGCTGACGGACGGGACCACGCTGCAGCTCGTGGTCGACGACCGGGTGGCGCTGCGGCACCTGGTCCAGCCGCTGGACCCCGCGACCCCGGTGGGCACCGCCCGGGTGCTGACCTCCAAGCCGACCGACACCGGGCACCTGCAGTTCACCGACCAGCTGGTCCAGCCGGTGGTGGACAGGATCACCGGCGCCGACGAGGAGGGCTTCACCCTCAGCGGTGACTTCCCGCTGCCCGGCGAGCACCGCTACGACCTGGTGATCCGCCACAGCTGGCGCGAGGAGGACTACCTGCACCCGCTGGTCGTGCGCGACGGCCGGTTCGAGGTCCGGCTGCCCGCCGCGCCGATCGGCTCCTACGCGGGCCAGGTGCCGCTGCACAAGGGCACCTGGGAGGTCTCCTTCCGGCCCGAGGGCGGCGACCCCGAGTTCGCCTGGCCCAAGGTCCAGGTCGCGCTGTCGGCGCACGCCTCGCTGCCCAACGAGATCCGGGTACGCGGCAAGCAGGTGGTGCTGGAGCGCCGCTACTACGACACGCTCTCGCTGGAGGCGCTCTCCGACCTCGGCCCGCACGAGCGCAGCGGCTACCGGCAGCGGCAGCTGCGCAAGGAGGTCTACCCGGCCGCCAAGCTGAAGCCGCTGCGCGAGGCGGTGCTCTACAACGTGGCCCACGGCGGCCAGTACGCCGGCTCGCCGCGCGCCATCCACGAGGAGCTGGTCCGCCGCGGCCTGCCGCTGGAGCACCTGTGGACGGTCGACGACCAGCAGACGGAGCTGCCCCAGAGCACCCGCGGGCTGCGCCAGTGGAGCCCCGAGTGGTACGAGGCGATGGCTACCGCCAAGTACATAGTCACCAGCGCTCACCTGCCCGACTTCGTGGTGCCGCGCCCGGATCAGGTGGTCCTGCAGACCTGGGTCGGCAGCCCGCTCAAGCGGATCGGCCACGACTTCGAGAAGATCTGGTTCATCGACAGCAACTACCTCAAGCACCTCGACCGCGAGGTGCCGCACTGGGGCAAGCTGATCTCCGGGAGCAGCTTCGCCACCCCGGTGCTGCGCCGGGCCTTCAAGTTCCAGGGCGAGATGCTGGAGACCGGTTACCCGCACAACGACATCCTCTTCTCCCCCGAGCGGGAGAAGCGGGCCGCCGAGGTGCGCCGCCGGCTTGGTCTGCCCGAGGACAAGAAGGTGGTGCTGTACGCGCCGACCTTCCGGGAGGACCGCAAGCGCCCGCACGGCGGCTACCAGGTCGACCTGCGGATCGACCTGGAGGCGGCCCGCGCCGCCCTGGGCGATGACCAGGTGCTGCTGGTGCGCCCGCACGCGAACTGCCACGAGCCGATCGCCGAGGCCGGCAACGGCTACGTCTGGGACGTCTCGCTCTACCCGGACATGTCCGACCTGCTGGTGCTCGCCGACGTGCTGGTGACCGACTACTCGGCGTCGATGTTCGACTTCGCCAACACCGGCCGGCCGATCCTCTTCTTCACCCACGACCTGGAGCACTACCGCGACAACCTGTGCGGGTTCACCTTCGACTTCGAGCAGGAAGCTCCCGGCCCGCTGCTGCGGACCTCGGCGGAGCTGGTCGGGGCGCTGAGCGGGCTGGACCAGGTCGCGGCCGAGCACCGGGAGGCCTACGCGGCGTTCCGGTCGACCTACTGCGACCTGGACGACGGCCACGCCGCCGCCCGGGTGGTCGACGGCCTGCTGGGCTGA
- a CDS encoding stealth family protein, with the protein MARRARRVGVRSGQVPAQRVAEQPAESVAVTVEPEPEVEPAPPSAEELRREREDRLLEGSSELVRHQGLVTEVRDDLLSADAYLRSFTEVTDLLARGGVEFAPIRGQEFRYWVMIAPGQRAEVLAAFAAGFAGQPVYADLLGHDVVIRTVLADELPQAVAAVEGTAEAGGADAAGADAAPEVLDGVRVKGVRIYRPVVTPGRTLTYGSEHGCDLDFWDSAAPSEGAIAAIHEPPFGWWVPSLEADSIMRIGGRDHPAPAAFTRPLLDDVTFPIDAVITWVDDGDPVWRGRRAAVLAGLPVPPATGTGDERFHNRDELRYCLRSIAMYAPWIRHVFLVTDGQQPDWLMAEHPDLTLVPHRELFADPSVLPVFNSRAIESQLHRIPNLAEHFLYFNDDMFLGRPVRPEQFFQGNGAPLVNLDSRVIPPGPVAADEDEYVAGQKNTRALIRREFGRDTTHTLSHVPYPLTRTLLTESTEVFAAELSSTARSVFRSRSDVAPITLAVSRGYLTGRVAWGRIGHRYVDVDRQAALEQLPGLVRDRGIESFCLNDGALDHVPRQEQDRLVTLFLQDFFPVAGPFEDSPPVPAARTAPAQAQETDAAGPTEGGADPWGPEQLEATRPAAEPRSAESQPVESGPAESRPAESRPAESRLAEQHG; encoded by the coding sequence GTGGCTCGCAGGGCCCGCCGGGTCGGCGTCAGGTCCGGTCAGGTGCCCGCCCAGCGGGTGGCCGAGCAGCCTGCCGAGAGCGTGGCGGTCACGGTGGAGCCGGAGCCCGAGGTCGAACCGGCCCCGCCCAGCGCGGAGGAGCTCCGCCGCGAGCGCGAGGACCGGCTGCTGGAGGGCTCATCCGAGCTGGTGCGGCACCAGGGCCTGGTGACCGAGGTGCGCGACGACCTGCTCTCCGCCGACGCCTACCTGCGCAGCTTCACCGAGGTGACCGACCTGCTCGCACGCGGTGGCGTTGAGTTCGCCCCGATCCGGGGCCAGGAGTTCCGGTACTGGGTGATGATCGCTCCCGGGCAGCGGGCCGAGGTGCTGGCCGCGTTCGCCGCGGGCTTCGCCGGTCAGCCGGTCTACGCGGACCTGCTCGGCCATGACGTGGTGATCCGCACGGTGCTCGCGGACGAGCTGCCGCAGGCCGTGGCGGCAGTGGAGGGGACTGCTGAGGCGGGTGGCGCGGACGCTGCCGGGGCGGACGCTGCTCCCGAGGTGCTCGACGGTGTGCGGGTCAAGGGCGTGCGGATCTACCGTCCGGTGGTCACCCCGGGGCGGACCCTGACCTACGGCTCCGAGCACGGCTGCGACCTCGATTTCTGGGATTCCGCGGCGCCTTCCGAGGGGGCGATAGCCGCGATCCACGAACCGCCCTTCGGCTGGTGGGTGCCCTCCCTGGAGGCGGACTCGATCATGCGGATCGGAGGCCGCGACCACCCCGCGCCGGCCGCCTTCACCCGGCCGCTGCTCGACGACGTCACCTTTCCGATCGACGCGGTGATCACCTGGGTCGACGACGGTGATCCGGTCTGGCGCGGGCGCCGAGCGGCGGTGCTGGCCGGTCTGCCGGTGCCGCCTGCCACCGGCACGGGCGATGAGCGCTTCCACAACCGCGACGAGCTGCGCTATTGTCTGCGCTCGATCGCCATGTACGCGCCGTGGATCCGGCACGTCTTCCTGGTCACCGACGGCCAGCAGCCCGACTGGCTGATGGCCGAGCACCCTGACCTGACGCTGGTTCCGCACCGCGAACTTTTCGCCGATCCGAGTGTGCTGCCGGTATTCAATTCGCGGGCGATCGAATCCCAGCTGCACCGCATCCCGAACCTCGCCGAGCACTTCCTGTATTTCAACGACGACATGTTCTTGGGGCGGCCGGTCCGCCCCGAGCAGTTCTTCCAGGGAAATGGCGCACCGCTGGTCAACCTGGACTCCCGGGTGATCCCGCCGGGGCCGGTCGCGGCGGACGAGGACGAGTACGTCGCGGGGCAGAAGAACACCCGAGCGCTGATCCGGCGCGAGTTCGGCCGGGACACCACCCACACCCTCAGCCACGTGCCCTACCCGCTGACCAGGACGCTGCTCACCGAGAGCACCGAGGTCTTCGCCGCCGAGCTGTCCAGCACCGCCCGCTCGGTCTTCCGCTCGCGCTCGGACGTTGCGCCCATCACCCTGGCCGTCAGCCGCGGCTACCTCACCGGCCGGGTCGCCTGGGGGCGGATCGGCCACCGCTACGTCGATGTCGACCGGCAGGCCGCCCTGGAGCAGTTGCCGGGCCTGGTCAGGGACCGCGGCATCGAGAGCTTCTGCCTGAACGACGGAGCCCTGGACCACGTGCCCAGGCAGGAGCAGGACCGGCTCGTCACGCTCTTCCTGCAGGACTTCTTCCCGGTGGCGGGTCCCTTCGAGGACTCCCCGCCGGTGCCGGCCGCCCGTACCGCCCCCGCCCAGGCCCAGGAGACGGATGCGGCCGGGCCGACGGAAGGCGGTGCGGACCCGTGGGGCCCCGAGCAGCTCGAAGCCACCAGGCCGGCGGCCGAACCCCGGTCGGCAGAATCCCAGCCTGTCGAATCCGGTCCGGCTGAATCCCGTCCGGCTGAATCCCGTCCGGCTGAATCCCGCCTGGCCGAGCAGCACGGCTGA